The following coding sequences are from one Microtus pennsylvanicus isolate mMicPen1 chromosome 1, mMicPen1.hap1, whole genome shotgun sequence window:
- the Meiosin gene encoding LOW QUALITY PROTEIN: meiosis initiator protein (The sequence of the model RefSeq protein was modified relative to this genomic sequence to represent the inferred CDS: inserted 2 bases in 1 codon; substituted 1 base at 1 genomic stop codon) encodes MLGSGRYLIFPDELRDRSLSPSDRKDKKNHTNKLRELALLIPVTMTTRNKKHTKKEILLRVLHYIHYLQRCIDVVQALLKLHNSDSKGLGRNPSAGPTQQXHSTPSSYQKSHLWGTCSRPRKKKFTXVSERPTWPQKPRRSLALNQPENLVTAYPGQKEENREGATYPRDFSPGTHPTSTLSLSESDGGGAQLVYLDMAQNIVAYAIISDYGAGTQDGELDTDIKAQSRDQRSCFLTKAEPYLSSHRQKLFLCTSSETHKETPDTDPWLPAWTSEDSPNGSPLASESSQSNTWHETNYLSEILGLSSSLFSSPSKILPDHVLEDETYFLTEGLLEPLPAACELEDPQEKDTPTAPPNFQSSVSLDHCYLSLSENTKVLSSCSSSSESTDTESLWGQEQANPVGLQTPSDEDRDYTWTPTRQSSGLPVAGKKTKKVQASQGSGKLKESRKACPGELKKKCVNGFIMFCRMNRKHYIRACPGTASTAATKVLAQLWREMTLEERRPYCTKARRFSRQHNRIVKRESSSSEDDDGETPKPFYQLMADRVQVPLALALLPSPHCQ; translated from the exons AAGGAGATCTTGCTGCGTGTCCTGCACTACATCCACTACCTCCAGAGATGCATTGATGTGGTCCAGGCTTTGCTCAAGCTCCACAACAGCGATAGCAAAG GGCTGGGTCGGAACCCATCTGCCGGCCCAACCCAGCA ACACTCCACTCCCTCCAGCTATCAGAAGTCTCACCTTTGGGGCACCTGCTCCAGACCTCGAAAGAAGAAGTTCACCTGAGTGTCAG AGCGCCCAACCTGGCCCCAGAAGCCTCGCCGCTCTCTGGCTTTGAATCAGCCTGAAAATTTGGTCACTGCATACCCAggtcagaaagaagaaaacagggaagGTGCCACCTACCCAAGAGACTTCAGCCCTGGCACCCACCCCACATCTACACTATCCCTGTCagaaagtgatggaggaggggCCCAGCTGGTATACTTGGACATGGCTCAGAATATTGTTGCCTATGCCATCATAA GTGATTATGGTGCAGGGACCCAGGATGGTGAGCTTGACACTGACATCAAGGCTCAGAGCAGAGATCAGAGGTCCTGTTTCCTCACCAAAGCAGAGCCCTATCTCAG CTCTCACAGGCAGAAGCTATTCTTGTGTACTTCCAGtgagacacacaaagaaaccccagaCACTGACCCTTGGCTTCCTGCGTGGACCTCAGAAGACAGCCCCAATG GAAGCCCACTGGCCTCGGAGTCTTCCCAGAGCAATACCTGGCATGAGACGAACTACCTGAGTGAGATCTTAGGACTCAGCTCTTCCCTCTTCAGCTCCCCAAGCAAAATCCTGCCAGATCATGTCCTGGAGGACGAGACCTACTTTCTGACTGAAG GTCTCTTGGAGCCtttgcctgctgcctgtgaaCTGGAGGACCCCCAAGAGAAG GACACACCCACAGCCCCACCTAACTTCCAGTCCTCAGTCTCACTGGACCACTGCTACCTGTCACTGAGTGAGAACACCAAGGTGCTGTCTAGCTGCAGCTCCAGTTCAGAGTCCACAGACACTGAGTCCCTGTGGGGACAGGAG CAGGCCAACCCTGTGGGCTTACAGACCCCCAGTGATGAGGACAGAGACTACACATGGACACCTACCCGACAGTCTTCTGGCCTGCCAGTAGCTGGCAAGAAGACCAAGAAGGTCCAAGCAAGCCAGGGCTCTGGGAAGCTCAAGGAGAGCAGAAAGGCCTGCCCTGGCGAGTTGAAGAAAAAGTGTGTTAATGGCTTCATCATGTTCTGCAGGATGAACCGGAAGCATTATATCCG agcctgtcctgggactgcATCCACAGCTGCCACTAAGGTCCTGGCTCAACTGTGGCGAGAGATGACTCTGGAGGAAAGGAGACCATACTG CACTAAGGCACGCAGGTTCAGCCGCCAGCACAACCGCATTGTGAAGCGGGAGAGCTCCAGCAGTGAGGACGACGATGGGGAGACCCCTAAGCCCTTCTACCAGCTGATGGCTGACAGGGTCCAAGTGCCTTTGGCCCTGGCTTTACTGCCCTCCCCTCACTGCCAGTGA
- the Six5 gene encoding homeobox protein SIX5 isoform X2 has translation MATSPAEPSAGPAAGGEAAAGTEEEEEEARQLLQTLQEAEGEAAAAGAGEAAAADSGSPGVPASPSETAAEEPTGLRFSPEQVACVCEALLQAGHAGRLSRFLGALPPAERLRGSDPVLRARALVAFQRGEYAELYRLLESRPFPAAHHAFLQDLYLRARYHEAERARGRALGAVDKYRLRKKFPLPKTIWDGEETVYCFKERSRAALKACYRGNRYPTPDEKRRLATLTGLSLTQVSNWFKNRRQRDRTGTGGGAPCKSESDGNPTTEDESESSRSPEDLERSVAPVAAEAPTQNSIFLAGATPPATCPASSSILVNGSFLAASSPPAVLLNGSPVIINSLALGEASSLGPLLLTGGGGAPPPQPSPQGANEAKTSLVLDPQTGEVRLEEASSEASETKGVQGAVPGAAGEEVPGTLPQVVPGPPPTSTFSLTPGAVSSVAAPQVVPLSPSSGYPTGLSPTSPLLNLPQVVPTSQVVTLPQAVGPLQLLAAGPGSPVKVAAPAGPGNVHLINSGVGVTALQLPSAATTGNFLLANPVSGSPIVTGVAVQQGKIILTATFPTSMLVSQVLPPAPSLALPLKQEPAITVPEGALPVTPSPTLPEGHTLGPISTQPLPPAPAVTSATSLPFSPDSSGLLPSFPAPLPEGLMLSPAAVPVWPAGLELSTGVEGLGTQATHTVLRLPDPDSQGLLLGTTAGTEVDEGPEAEAKVLTQLQSVPVEEPLEL, from the exons ATGGCTACCTCGCCTGCCGAGCCGAGCGCGGGGCCGGCAGCCGGGGGGGAGGCAGCGGCTGGGaccgaggaagaggaggaggaagcgcGCCAGCTTCTGCAGACTCTGCAGGAGGCCGagggggaggcggcggcggctggGGCGGGCGAGGCGGCGGCGGCAGATTCCGGGTCCCCGGGCGTCCCGGCGTCTCCCTCCGAGACCGCGGCCGAGGAGCCCACGGGCCTCCGCTTCTCGCCCGAGCAGGTGGCGTGTGTGTGCGAGGCGCTGCTGCAGGCTGGCCACGCCGGCCGCTTGAGCCGCTTCCTGGGCGCGCTGCCCCCGGCCGAGCGCCTACGTGGCAGCGATCCGGTGCTGCGCGCGCGGGCCCTAGTGGCCTTTCAGCGGGGTGAATACGCCGAGCTCTACCGGCTCCTAGAGAGCCGCCCTTTCCCCGCCGCCCACCACGCCTTCCTGCAGGACCTCTACCTGCGCGCGCGCTACCACGAGGCCGAGCGGGCCCGAGGCCGTGCCCTGGGCGCGGTGGACAAATACCGGCTGCGCAAGAAGTTCCCTCTGCCCAAGACCATCTGGGACGGCGAGGAGACCGTCTACTGCTTCAAGGAGCGCTCGCGCGCGGCGCTCAAGGCCTGCTACCGCGGCAACCGCTATCCCACTCCAGACGAGAAGCGCCGCCTGGCCACGCTCACCGGCCTCTCGCTCACACAGGTCAGCAACTGGTTCAAGAACCGGCGACAGCGCGACCGAACTGGGACCGGCGGCGGAGCGCCCTGCAAAAG TGAGTCCGATGGGAACCCCACTACTGAGGATGAGTCCGAGTCCAGCCGAAGTCCGGAGGACCTGGAGAGGAGTGTGGCCCCCGTAGCTGCTGAGGCCCCCACCCAGAATTCTATCTTCCTAGCGGGGGCCACCCCTCCTGCTACGTGCCCCGCCTCCTCCTCTATCCTAGTGAATGGCAGTTTCCTGGCAGCCAGCAGCCCCCCAGCAGTGCTCCTCAATGGCAGCCCAGTCATCATCAATAGCTTGGCTCTAGGAGAGGCTTCCAGCCTGGGGCCACTGCTGCTCACAGGAGGCGGGGGCGCGCCTCCACCACAACCCAGCCCCCAGGGAGCCAATGAGGCCAAGACTTCCCTGGTCCTGGACCCTCAGACAGGAGAGGTTAGATTGGAAGAGGCTTCGTCTGAGGCTTCTGAGACCAAAGGGGTTCAGGGAGCtgttcctggggcagctggagAGGAAGTCCCAGGGACCCTGCCCCAAGTAGTCCCTGGtcctccacccacctccacctTCTCTCTGACCCCAGGAGCTGTGTCCTCAGTGGCTGCTCCGCAGGTTGTACCACTCTCCCCCTCTTCTGGGTACCCAACAGGCTTGagccccacctccccactgctgAACTTGCCTCAGGTGGTACCCACTTCCCAGGTGGTGACCCTGCCTCAGGCTGTGGGGCCACTCCAGCTGTTGGCAGCTGGGCCAGGCAGCCCTGTGAAGGTGGCAGCTCCAGCGGGGCCTGGTAATGTGCACCTGATAAACTCTGGTGTGGGAGTGACTGCACTGCAACTTCCCTCAGCCGCCACCACAG GAAACTTCCTCCTGGCCAATCCTGTGTCTGGCAGCCCTATTGTCACTGGGGTAGCTGTGCAGCAGGGCAAGATCATCCTTACTGCTACCTTTCCCACCAGCATGCTCGTTTCCCAAGTCCTGCCACCTGCCCCCAGCCTAGCCCTGCCCCTGAAGCAAGAGCCAGCCATCACAGTGCCTGAAGGAGCCCTCCCAGTgacccccagccccaccctcccTGAGGGTCACACTCTGGGGCCAATCTCTACTCAGCCACTGCCACCTGCTCCTGCTGTCACCTCTGCCACCAGCCTGCCTTTCTCCCCGGACTCCTCTGGCCTGCTGCCTAGCTTCCCAGCACCCCTGCCTGAGGGTCTGATGTTGTCACCTGCAGCTGTGCCAGTCTGGCCAGCAGGGCTGGAACTGAGCACAGGGGTGGAGGGGCTGGGGACACAGGCCACCCACACTGTGCTGAGATTGCCAGACCCTGACTCCCAGGGGCTGCTCCTGGGGACCACAGCAGGGACTGAGGTTGATGAGGGGCCAGAAGCTGAGGCCAAGGTCCTGACCCAGTTGCAGTCAGTGCCTGTGGAGGAGCCCTTGGAACTGTGA
- the Six5 gene encoding homeobox protein SIX5 isoform X1 → MATSPAEPSAGPAAGGEAAAGTEEEEEEARQLLQTLQEAEGEAAAAGAGEAAAADSGSPGVPASPSETAAEEPTGLRFSPEQVACVCEALLQAGHAGRLSRFLGALPPAERLRGSDPVLRARALVAFQRGEYAELYRLLESRPFPAAHHAFLQDLYLRARYHEAERARGRALGAVDKYRLRKKFPLPKTIWDGEETVYCFKERSRAALKACYRGNRYPTPDEKRRLATLTGLSLTQVSNWFKNRRQRDRTGTGGGAPCKSESDGNPTTEDESESSRSPEDLERSVAPVAAEAPTQNSIFLAGATPPATCPASSSILVNGSFLAASSPPAVLLNGSPVIINSLALGEASSLGPLLLTGGGGAPPPQPSPQGANEAKTSLVLDPQTGEVRLEEASSEASETKGVQGAVPGAAGEEVPGTLPQVVPGPPPTSTFSLTPGAVSSVAAPQVVPLSPSSGYPTGLSPTSPLLNLPQVVPTSQVVTLPQAVGPLQLLAAGPGSPVKVAAPAGPGNVHLINSGVGVTALQLPSAATTGTLLLSSGLLGWGSPCSASGTSLGVKPTGSSACSPASCPPSLLSTGNFLLANPVSGSPIVTGVAVQQGKIILTATFPTSMLVSQVLPPAPSLALPLKQEPAITVPEGALPVTPSPTLPEGHTLGPISTQPLPPAPAVTSATSLPFSPDSSGLLPSFPAPLPEGLMLSPAAVPVWPAGLELSTGVEGLGTQATHTVLRLPDPDSQGLLLGTTAGTEVDEGPEAEAKVLTQLQSVPVEEPLEL, encoded by the exons ATGGCTACCTCGCCTGCCGAGCCGAGCGCGGGGCCGGCAGCCGGGGGGGAGGCAGCGGCTGGGaccgaggaagaggaggaggaagcgcGCCAGCTTCTGCAGACTCTGCAGGAGGCCGagggggaggcggcggcggctggGGCGGGCGAGGCGGCGGCGGCAGATTCCGGGTCCCCGGGCGTCCCGGCGTCTCCCTCCGAGACCGCGGCCGAGGAGCCCACGGGCCTCCGCTTCTCGCCCGAGCAGGTGGCGTGTGTGTGCGAGGCGCTGCTGCAGGCTGGCCACGCCGGCCGCTTGAGCCGCTTCCTGGGCGCGCTGCCCCCGGCCGAGCGCCTACGTGGCAGCGATCCGGTGCTGCGCGCGCGGGCCCTAGTGGCCTTTCAGCGGGGTGAATACGCCGAGCTCTACCGGCTCCTAGAGAGCCGCCCTTTCCCCGCCGCCCACCACGCCTTCCTGCAGGACCTCTACCTGCGCGCGCGCTACCACGAGGCCGAGCGGGCCCGAGGCCGTGCCCTGGGCGCGGTGGACAAATACCGGCTGCGCAAGAAGTTCCCTCTGCCCAAGACCATCTGGGACGGCGAGGAGACCGTCTACTGCTTCAAGGAGCGCTCGCGCGCGGCGCTCAAGGCCTGCTACCGCGGCAACCGCTATCCCACTCCAGACGAGAAGCGCCGCCTGGCCACGCTCACCGGCCTCTCGCTCACACAGGTCAGCAACTGGTTCAAGAACCGGCGACAGCGCGACCGAACTGGGACCGGCGGCGGAGCGCCCTGCAAAAG TGAGTCCGATGGGAACCCCACTACTGAGGATGAGTCCGAGTCCAGCCGAAGTCCGGAGGACCTGGAGAGGAGTGTGGCCCCCGTAGCTGCTGAGGCCCCCACCCAGAATTCTATCTTCCTAGCGGGGGCCACCCCTCCTGCTACGTGCCCCGCCTCCTCCTCTATCCTAGTGAATGGCAGTTTCCTGGCAGCCAGCAGCCCCCCAGCAGTGCTCCTCAATGGCAGCCCAGTCATCATCAATAGCTTGGCTCTAGGAGAGGCTTCCAGCCTGGGGCCACTGCTGCTCACAGGAGGCGGGGGCGCGCCTCCACCACAACCCAGCCCCCAGGGAGCCAATGAGGCCAAGACTTCCCTGGTCCTGGACCCTCAGACAGGAGAGGTTAGATTGGAAGAGGCTTCGTCTGAGGCTTCTGAGACCAAAGGGGTTCAGGGAGCtgttcctggggcagctggagAGGAAGTCCCAGGGACCCTGCCCCAAGTAGTCCCTGGtcctccacccacctccacctTCTCTCTGACCCCAGGAGCTGTGTCCTCAGTGGCTGCTCCGCAGGTTGTACCACTCTCCCCCTCTTCTGGGTACCCAACAGGCTTGagccccacctccccactgctgAACTTGCCTCAGGTGGTACCCACTTCCCAGGTGGTGACCCTGCCTCAGGCTGTGGGGCCACTCCAGCTGTTGGCAGCTGGGCCAGGCAGCCCTGTGAAGGTGGCAGCTCCAGCGGGGCCTGGTAATGTGCACCTGATAAACTCTGGTGTGGGAGTGACTGCACTGCAACTTCCCTCAGCCGCCACCACAGGTACCCTCCTGCTTTCCTCGGGCCTGCTGGGCTGGGGGAGCCCGTGTTCTGCTTCTGGTACATCTCTTGGGGTTAAGCCTACTGGTTCCTCTGCCTGCTCTCCAGCATCTTGccctccatctcttctctccACAGGAAACTTCCTCCTGGCCAATCCTGTGTCTGGCAGCCCTATTGTCACTGGGGTAGCTGTGCAGCAGGGCAAGATCATCCTTACTGCTACCTTTCCCACCAGCATGCTCGTTTCCCAAGTCCTGCCACCTGCCCCCAGCCTAGCCCTGCCCCTGAAGCAAGAGCCAGCCATCACAGTGCCTGAAGGAGCCCTCCCAGTgacccccagccccaccctcccTGAGGGTCACACTCTGGGGCCAATCTCTACTCAGCCACTGCCACCTGCTCCTGCTGTCACCTCTGCCACCAGCCTGCCTTTCTCCCCGGACTCCTCTGGCCTGCTGCCTAGCTTCCCAGCACCCCTGCCTGAGGGTCTGATGTTGTCACCTGCAGCTGTGCCAGTCTGGCCAGCAGGGCTGGAACTGAGCACAGGGGTGGAGGGGCTGGGGACACAGGCCACCCACACTGTGCTGAGATTGCCAGACCCTGACTCCCAGGGGCTGCTCCTGGGGACCACAGCAGGGACTGAGGTTGATGAGGGGCCAGAAGCTGAGGCCAAGGTCCTGACCCAGTTGCAGTCAGTGCCTGTGGAGGAGCCCTTGGAACTGTGA